The proteins below come from a single Triplophysa rosa linkage group LG12, Trosa_1v2, whole genome shotgun sequence genomic window:
- the pygo1 gene encoding pygopus homolog 1, whose amino-acid sequence MSTEPDKDSFSLKRHRGGEGGLGDVFGSSGLLVGSPEKRRRKSSTQALSFSPLSEYAPPLNPSSNHLIASNPFDDRYSLPSVKSLPSANPHFSPSHYSGFRGYGTPRMAPHTGNRTPSHSPYQMRNQPHPFSQNPTGMGFHRAPGFNYGHPENPNYGHSMGQPFRPGPGENVNPQNPHQNLNHSNSPDGVPRFGPDGNAKTTPDMSPKLSQQQNNFSRSGTPKQDPSDTISKNTTRNPSPRKRSQNCEDGTAELGAKGRGNTPGVEKLNGVLHSNTEALKWSPRPENTQTDKARRGSRNKVESRSVRRSASSEPIYPCGICLSEVNDDQEAILCEASCQKWFHRVCTGMTETAYNLLTAETSAVWGCDACMEDKGAQLLKTRDAPGTPSVTSDGQS is encoded by the exons ATGTCCACTGAGCCGGATAAAGATTCATTCTCTCTGAAACGACACCGAG GTGGTGAAGGTGGGCTGGGTGATGTTTTTGGGTCTTCTGGTCTGCTAGTGGGGAGTCCTGAGAAAAGGAGACGCAAGTCTAGCACACAG gctctctccttctctcctcTGTCTGAATATGCCCCTCCACTAAACCCGAGCTCCAATCACTTAATAGCCTCCAACCCTTTCGATGACCGCTacagtttaccatctgtgaagTCATTGCCGTCTGCTAACCCTCACTTTAGCCCCTCACATTACTCTGGGTTTCGTGGCTATGGCACACCCAGGATGGCCCCTCACACGGGCAACAGAACGCCTTCTCACTCCCCGTATCAGATGAGAAACCAGCCCCATCCCTTTTCCCAGAATCCCACGGGCATGGGTTTCCACCGGGCACCGGGATTTAACTACGGGCACCCCGAGAACCCCAATTACGGGCACAGCATGGGTCAGCCCTTTAGACCGGGTCCTGGAGAGAACGTCAACCCTCAGAACCCCCATCAGAATCTGAACCACAGCAACAGTCCCGACGGTGTCCCAAGGTTTGGTCCGGATGGGAACGCTAAAACAACCCCGGACATGAGTCCTAAACTCTCTCAGCAACAGAATAACTTCAGCCGGTCCGGCACGCCCAAACAGGACCCGAGTGACACCATCAGCAAAAATACCACACGGAACCCATCGCCACGGAAACGAAGCCAGAACTGCGAAGACGGCACGGCCGAGCTCGGAGCGAAGGGTCGAGGGAACACACCCGGGGTGGAAAAGCTCAACGGTGTCCTGCACTCAAATACTGAAGCGCTGAAGTGGTCACCGCGACCTGAAAACACCCAGACGGATAAAGCTCGCCGAGGAAGCAGGAATAAAGTTGAGAGCCGCTCTGTCAGACGGAGCGCGTCGTCTGAGCCCATCTACCCGTGTGGTATATGTCTGAGCGAGGTGAACGATGATCAGGAGGCCATTCTGTGTGAGGCTTCTTGTCAGAAGTGGTTTCACAGGGTTTGCACCGGGATGACCGAGACGGCGTACAACCTGCTGACGGCGGAGACGTCTGCGGTTTGGGGTTGTGACGCTTGCATGGAGGACAAAGGAGCTCAGCTGCTCAAAACTCGAGATGCACCGGGAACGCCTTCCGTGACCAGCGACGGACAATCATGA
- the dnaaf4 gene encoding dynein assembly factor 4, axonemal, whose product MPLTVRDYTWTQSESTVYISVPLKGIKTTNVDVICTDEYLKVSFPPFLFEAFLFGEIDEEKSEAKIGSGVAVFTLQKKKHEVWEKLFTTLDKDRQRQMREQAIVKVQNKAEEKSKAKATRIQQEKKFALETMMKLEKEERERIQKMKDEECLRATAELEVWRETQRKPAEETQKRSSSTTRHNKPDHQKTERGNVTPARKPLHNTANTATDQKNSKQKSKDLPAPRSAGCIQISFTPRVFPTALRESRVPEEEEWLMKQAEARRAADSQLDELKDLTDEERNPDWLKEKADKFFLARNYQAAVNAYSLAVKLNRKIPALFSNRAACHLKMRNLHKAVEDSSRALELLTPAVPANAPARLKAHVRRGTAFCELELYVEGLQDYQAAVKIHPENAALQADTEKIRQIIQGSTPSS is encoded by the exons ATGCCGCTGACGGTGAGAGATTACACATGGACACAAAGTGAAAGCACAGTTTATATCAGTGTGCCTTTAAAGGGAATAAAGACGACAAATGTCGATGTCATCTGTACGGATGAGTACCTGAAG GTCAGTTTTCCTCCGTTTCTATTCGAAGCTTTCTTGTTTGGAGAAATAGATGAAGAGAAAAGTGAGGCCAAGATCGGGAGTGGTGTTGCAGTTTTTACtctgcagaaaaagaaacatGAAGTGTGGGAGAAACTCTTTACGACTCTTG ATAAAGACAGACAGAGGCAGATGAGAGAGCAAGCCATTGTCAAAGTCCAAAACAAAGCAGAAGAAAAGTCTAAAGCCAAAGCCACGAGGATTCAGCAAGAGAAGAAATTTGCACTGGAGACCATGATGAAG CTTGAGAAAGAGGAGCGAGAGCGGATTCAGAAGATGAAGGATGAAGAGTGTTTGAGAGCCACAGCAGAGCTGGAGGTCTGgagagaaacacagagaaaacCTGCCGAAGAGACGCAGAAGAGATCCAGCAGCACAACACGCCACAATAAACCTGATCATCAGAAAACTGAGCGTGGGAATGTTACACCTGCCAGAAAACCATTGCACAATACTGCCAACACTGCAACTG ATCAAAAAAACAGCAAGCAGAAGTCAAAAGATCTCCCTGCACCCAGATCTGCAGGCTGTATTCAGATCAGTTTTACTCCACGAGTGTTTCCCACAGCCCTGCGAGAGTCTCGTGTGCCTGAGGAGGAAGAG tGGTTGATGAAGCAGGCAGAAGCCAGAAGAGCAGCAGACTCGCAGCTGGATGAACTGAAGGATCTGACAGATGAAGAGAGAAATCCAGACTGGCTCAAAGAGAAGGCCGA TAAATTCTTCTTGGCCAGAAACTATCAGGCTGCTGTCAACGCGTACAGTCTCGCCGTTAAACTCAACAGAAAGATTCCAGCGTTGTTTTCCAATCGAGCGGCCTGCCATCTCAAGATGAGGAATCTTCATAAAGCCGTTGAGGACAGCTCTCGG GCTCTGGAGTTGCTGACGCCTGCAGTTCCTGCGAACGCTCCGGCTCGACTGAAGGCACACGTCAGGAGAGGAACCGCATTCTGTGAGCTGGAGCTTTATGTGGAAG GTCTTCAGGATTATCAGGCTGCTGTAAAGATCCACCCAGAGAATGCGGCTCTACAGGCGGACACGGAGAAGATTCGGCAGATCATACAGGGCTCCACACCCAGCTCCTGA